Part of the Paenibacillus kyungheensis genome, TCATCAATACAAACATCAATAACCTAGATAGACGTAGATAGGCTCGTGATAGTGATCATAGGTATACAGAGACTATCATAACCGGGAGGAGACTATGAGATATGAATAAAAAAGAACAAGTACTTACTGATTTTCGAGACTTATTTAGTAAACTGGTCTGGCTAAATAAGCTTAAAATGGAAAGTACTCTTCATGATTATAAGCCTTCTGAAGTACACTGTATCGAATATATTGGTAACCATGCCGATGCAAATGTCACTAAGATGGCAGAGTCTATGTATATGACCAGAGGAGCCATTAGTAAAATCACTAAAAAGCTGATCGACAAACAACTGATCGAAAGCTATCAGAAACCAGATAATAAAAAAGAAATTTATTTCAAACTTACAGCGCAAGGAAGTCAAATCAAACAAGCGCATGATCAATTACATCAAGAATTTGAAGAACGAGATCAAGTCGTATTTGAACAAGTCACCGATGAACAATTTGATCATATGCTTCAATTTATACAACGATACAGTGACCATTTAGATGATGAAATTAAAAAGCTAGATCATAGTCCAAAGTCTGAATAAACAGATACAGTATCAAAATATAGGATCTATCCGAGACAACGACTCTTTCTCAAGAGCAAGTTGTCTTTTTTCTATATTTATTTTTGTTGACAAGGAAACAAAATAATAATATTATAAATTTGTTTCCTAGGAATCAATATAAAATCATAAGGAGAGATGACTATTGGCTACATCTCATCATGCACAACCTATCGAACCATCTGTAAATAAACATGCTTTACGCTTTGGACTGATTTCTGTATTTCTGTGCGGACTTGGATTCAGTATTATAACGCCTGTCGTGCCTTTTTTAGTTCAACCGTATGTCCATTCTTCATCAGAACAAGCGATTATGGTAACACTGTTGATGTCTGTATATGCTCTTTGTGTGTTTCTGGCTGCGCCTGTACTTGGAGCGTTAAGTGATAAATACGGTCGTCGTCCTATTCTGTTATTATGTCTTTTCGGTTCAGCTATCGGATATTTGATTTTTGGTATTGGTGGTGCGTTATGGGTACTGTTTGTAGGGCGTATAATTGAAGGAATCACAGGGGGAAGTATCAGTACAATCTTTGCTTACTTTGCAGACATTATACCTTCACAACAACGAACCAAATATTTTGGATGGTTAGGTGCGATTGTAGGTGTAGCGACTATCATCGGCCCTACATTAGGCGGATTACTCGCTAAATTTGATTATGCATTCCCTTTATACTTTGGAGCTGTTATCACGTTGTTAAATATGTTGTATGGATTCTTTTTTATGCCAGAAAGTCTTGCACAGCAACATCGACAACCAGAGATCACGCTACAAAAGTTAAATCCTTTTTCTCAACTTGCTAGTCTGCTTTCGACGAAATACTTGAGTCGATTATTGATATCTGCTTTTTTACTCTGGATTCCAAATGGATCTTTGCAAGCGATCTTCTCTCAATTAACGATAGATACATTTCAGTGGAAACCTGTATTGATCGGACTGATGTTTTCGATACTTGGTATTCAAGATATTATTTCTCAAGGTCTGATTATGCCCCAACTGTTGAAAAAATACACTGATCAACAAATCGTTACATTTGGTATGATCGCCGAAATTATTGGTTATGGACTGATTGCATTATCAATTGGATTCACATATTATCCTCTTTTTATCGCAGGGCTGTTTGTATTTGGCTGTGGTGATTCTATTTTCGGACCTGCATTTAACGGAATGCTTTCCAAATCTGTCGATGCAAGTGAACAAGGGAGAATTCAAGGAGGAAGTCAATCGATCCAAGCTTTGGCTAGAATGATCGGTCCACTTATTGGAGGTCAATTGTATATTTTACTCGGTCATGCTGCTCCTGCTTGGTTGGGAATTATACTGATTGTATTAGCTATCATGGTTCTACACAAAGGGGTAAAGACTGTACAGCAAAAAGGCTTTGGAACGTAACCACGTTCTAAAGCCTTTTTAACTTAAAAATGAAAAATAATTATATTATTCAAATTCCTACTATACATTACTTATTTTCGTCTGCTTGCAAAATCGAATCGATACGATCCAATTCAGCTTGAGTAAAATCAAGATTGTTTAGTGCAGCTACATTTTCTTCAATCTGAGAAACACGACTTGCACCGATAAGAGCAGACGTTAATTTGCCTCCACGTAATGCCCATGCTAATGCTAATTGAGCTAGACTTTGCCCACGCTCCGAAGCTACTTCGTTAAGAGCTTGTGCTTTGCGAATACTTTCCGGTGTAATCGAATCTTCACTTAAAAAGACAGACGAACCGGCTGCTCGTGAATCTTCAGGTACACCGTTCAGATATTTGCTCGTTAACAATCCTTGTGCTAGTGGACAGAACGCAATACTTCCTGTACCTGTTTCTTCCAGCACATCTTGCAAACCATCTTCGATCCAACGATTAACCATAGAATAATTAGGCTGATGAATAGTTAATGGTGTACCTAATTGTTTTAAGATAGAAGCCGCTTCTCGTGTCTGTTCTGCGGAATAACTAGAGATTCCTGCATACAAAGCTTTACCCGAACGTACAGCATAATCTAATGCCATCATCGTTTCTTCTAAAGGAGTCTCTGGATCAAAACGATGAGAGTAGAAAATATCAACATAATCTAGTTTCATCCGTTTAAGACTCTGATCTAGACTGGATAATAAGTTTTTGCGAGAACCCCATTCTCCATAAGGGCCTGGCCACATATAATAACCGGCTTTGGTCGAAATAATCATCTCATCTCGATAAGCCGCAAGATCTTGCTTCAATACTTGTCCAAATGTTTCTTCTGCCGAACCAGCAGGAGGGCCGTAGTTATTCGCTAGATCAAAATGCGTAATTCCTATATCAAAAGAACGTGTGATCATTTCACGACTGTTCTCATAGACGTTAATTCCGCCAAAATTATGCCACAATCCTAACGAAATCGCTGGTAATTTTAATCCCGAACGACCGCTACGATTGTATTTCATCTCTTCATAACGCTTTTCTGAAGCTACATAGACCACAATAACCCCTACCCTTCTTCAAGCAAAATAGATATATTCACATCTTCCAAATCATAGCGTAAGCGTTACCATTATGCAAATAAATTCATTTCGCTAAACTTATATTAGAGGCGCTGTTGTACTTGCTCCATCACACTGCCCATTGGATCGGTAATCAATAAATCAGCATGACGATCATGACCTGTCGGTGAAGCATTCAGTAATACTGTATGTTGACCACGGAAATAAGAAACCAATCCTGCTGCTGGATACACAGTTAGCGAAGTCCCCCCAATCAACAATAAATCCGCTTGAGATAATACCGCCACTGTCTGCTCTAATACAGCTTGATCCAATGATTCTCCGTATAATACAACATCCGGTCTGATCACTCCTTGATCAATAGGACAACGTGGCACTCCTGATTGAGCCAAAACATCTTCTAATGTATATTGTCGCTTACATGTTGTGCAGTAATTACGATGAATAGAACCATGTAATTCCAACACTTTTTGATTACCTGCCATCTGGTGCAGACCGTCTATATTTTGTGTAATAATAGATAATAATTTGCCTTGCTTTTCTAACAAAGCTAATACATGATGTACCGGATTAGGCTTAGCTTGTGGATGGATTAATTTACTGCGATAAAATTCAAAAAATAACTCTGTTTCTTTTTCAAAAAAAGAACGGCTTAACATTTCTTCAGGCGAATATCCTCTTTTGCCATTTTCACTATATAATCCTTGTGCCGAGCGAAAATCCGGGATACCACTTTCTGTCGATGTTCCTGCTCCACCGAAAAAAACAATTTTTTTGGATTGTTGTATCCATTCTGTTAATTGTTCTATGTTATCCATTATTGTATGCTCCTCTCTGCTTCCTTTTATCTATCTTATTATCATGATTTATTACTTGATTATACTAAGCTGATCATAATGCGTAATAATGATATGAGCATCTGGCAATTCGGTATGAGCTGATTGTTCAGAGGAACTGATACCAATACAACAAGGCACACCCGCATTCTGCCCCATCTGCATATCTGCATTACTATCGCCGATCATTACTGTCTGAGTCGGTGAAATACCCAAACGTTCACAAGCTGTATAGACCAGATCAGGTGCTGGCTTGCTTTGTTGTACTTGATCACTGCCGATAATATGTTCAAAATAACTTTCCAACCCACTCCAACGAAGATGCTTTACCGCTTCAGAAGTCCAATCTGCGGTAATCACTGCAAGTGGAAGCTGTACTGCGCGACATTGTTCTAGAAATGGAAGCAGTCCGGGCAATGGTTGCACCGGATGTTCCTTTTCAATATGTTCTATAGCAATATCACTGAATCGACGAATCTGAGCTATCGCTTGATCCCATGGTGTACCTGTAGCATATAACTGCCATGCTAGTATCGCGGTAGATTCTTCGACAGAAGCCATCGCGAGCGGGCCACAACGGTCATAATCGATCAGATGACCTTCCTGATTATAGCGAGTACCAAATACATGCTCTCGATCTCCTGTAAAAGTATGACCACTTGCTTGCAAATGATTCTCGATCTGGGTCAACATACGTTCAGCCCATGATCCCCATAACTGCATAAAATCAAGCAATGTGCCATCTTTATCAAATAAAAGAGCATCGCAATCCACTTGTTGTGTTCCAATTTGCAAACGTACCATTGACATTTACCCCTTTAGCTACAGGTATCTAGAACGTTTTATCGAAATCCTTACTTTTTGGTGGCAGATTTTGAAGTGGTCGGAATTTCTTTCATCCAGCCAAGAATAGTGTTTACCGTCTGCTTACGTTGCTCGTCTGCATCAATTTGAGCAGGAAGATCATCTTTTTGCTCTCCGTAGCTACCGAATTGAGCATGATTACCACCTTCAATACTATAATAAACCGTTTGTTGCGGTAAAAAAGCACGTGCCGCTTCATACGTATCTTTTTTGAGCAATCCATCGTTAGAAGCAGTAATTGATAGTACAGGGATATCTGTTTTTTGCAAATTTCCTTTTTGCTCTGGATAAGAAGCTAGGAAAAATACACCGGCTATATGATCCAGATGCGCTGCTGCATAACGAGCTGCAAAAACGCCACCTAATGAATGACCACCAATAACAAATTTTTCATCAGGATGGCGATCAATCACAGCTTGCGCTGCATCGGTTTTGAAAAAAGCAAAATTAAACGGCAATTTCATAATGTATACCGTATGCCCACTTTTAGCTAGATCATGAGCGAACACGCTATACGCTTCTGGCTTGACTCTTGCACCCGGATAAAAAATAATGCTATTTCCTTTAGGTTTGGCATTGCTAAATGATATCCATTCTTCTGTATCTTGCACTGCAATCTTGTCAGTTCCAGAGACTAAAGCTTGCTCAGCCTGACTTGTTGGCGTATACGGGGTAAATACATACCATGCCGCCGCTCCTGCTGCAAGAATAAGCACAATAAGAATAACGAGTAGAATTTTACCGATCTTTCCAGCTCGACTGCGCTTACGTGTACTACCATAACTTCCAAATTGATTACGATTCTTTCTAAACATAAATCTGTGAGTCCCCTTCCACATTCATCCTAGCGCTATATAAAGCAACAGCCCGTTTCCTTCGCAGGACAACAGGCTGCTTCTTATGTGATTATATCATGTTAGGGAATCATTGTTTATTTTTAAATAGTCTATCATTTATGCACACGTCTGCATTTTTTATGAAGACTAAACCTTTATTGCTGCTTAGCCTGATAGAAAGCTTCCATATATTGTTCTGCTTTTTGGCGTACCAGACTGTAATCACCTGTTTTGAGTGCTTCTGTCGTTAGATCTGAACCGATTCCTACAGCGACAGCTCCTGCTTTGACCCATTCTCCTAGATTAGCTAAGGATACACCACCGGTAGGCATAATATTGGCTTGAGGCATCGGTCCTTTTAACGTTTTGATAATAGATGGATCATACAGGTTGCCCGGGAATAATTTGACGATATCGACACCAAGTTCAAGCGCATGTTGGATGCCTTCAAGCGTAGTCACCCCTGGTAATACAGGCACACGATATAAGTTGCAGATTTTGACCGTTTCAGGATTCAATGAAGGCCCAACAACAAATTCTGCTCCTGCCATAATTGCAGCGCGTGCTGTCTGTGGTTCTAGTACTGTTCCTGCTCCGATAATCGCAAAGTTTTCTGACGCATCTGCTTTCCAGCTATACATGCGACTTAATTTTTCGATGGCTTTTAATGCACCAGGCACTGTCATTGTAATCTCAATAATTTTGATTCCACCAGCAATGGCTTGTTCTGCCATGGTAAACACTTGATCTGCTGAATCTCCACGTAGCACAGCTACAACGCCGTTATCGACTATTTTTTGAATTAGTTGTAATTTTTTCATCGGTATATGCTCCTTTAGTTTGTAAATTTAGCGTTCGATATGAACTTTGTTGTTCAGCTTCGCTTCTACCTGCTCATGAGTCGGTAATGCTTCCCAATCGCCTACAGCTTGAATCACCATAGAACCATTTAGATTACCCAGACGTACAGCTTCAATCACTTCATACCCGCGTAACAATCCAACAATAAATCCAGCGCAGAATCCATCTCCTGCTCCTACAGTATCTAATACACGTTCTGCTTTGAAATACGGCACTTCTAACTTCTGCCCTTGATCCA contains:
- a CDS encoding MarR family transcriptional regulator; the protein is MNKKEQVLTDFRDLFSKLVWLNKLKMESTLHDYKPSEVHCIEYIGNHADANVTKMAESMYMTRGAISKITKKLIDKQLIESYQKPDNKKEIYFKLTAQGSQIKQAHDQLHQEFEERDQVVFEQVTDEQFDHMLQFIQRYSDHLDDEIKKLDHSPKSE
- a CDS encoding MFS transporter, yielding MATSHHAQPIEPSVNKHALRFGLISVFLCGLGFSIITPVVPFLVQPYVHSSSEQAIMVTLLMSVYALCVFLAAPVLGALSDKYGRRPILLLCLFGSAIGYLIFGIGGALWVLFVGRIIEGITGGSISTIFAYFADIIPSQQRTKYFGWLGAIVGVATIIGPTLGGLLAKFDYAFPLYFGAVITLLNMLYGFFFMPESLAQQHRQPEITLQKLNPFSQLASLLSTKYLSRLLISAFLLWIPNGSLQAIFSQLTIDTFQWKPVLIGLMFSILGIQDIISQGLIMPQLLKKYTDQQIVTFGMIAEIIGYGLIALSIGFTYYPLFIAGLFVFGCGDSIFGPAFNGMLSKSVDASEQGRIQGGSQSIQALARMIGPLIGGQLYILLGHAAPAWLGIILIVLAIMVLHKGVKTVQQKGFGT
- the mgrA gene encoding L-glyceraldehyde 3-phosphate reductase, which codes for MVYVASEKRYEEMKYNRSGRSGLKLPAISLGLWHNFGGINVYENSREMITRSFDIGITHFDLANNYGPPAGSAEETFGQVLKQDLAAYRDEMIISTKAGYYMWPGPYGEWGSRKNLLSSLDQSLKRMKLDYVDIFYSHRFDPETPLEETMMALDYAVRSGKALYAGISSYSAEQTREAASILKQLGTPLTIHQPNYSMVNRWIEDGLQDVLEETGTGSIAFCPLAQGLLTSKYLNGVPEDSRAAGSSVFLSEDSITPESIRKAQALNEVASERGQSLAQLALAWALRGGKLTSALIGASRVSQIEENVAALNNLDFTQAELDRIDSILQADENK
- a CDS encoding NAD-dependent protein deacylase; this translates as MDNIEQLTEWIQQSKKIVFFGGAGTSTESGIPDFRSAQGLYSENGKRGYSPEEMLSRSFFEKETELFFEFYRSKLIHPQAKPNPVHHVLALLEKQGKLLSIITQNIDGLHQMAGNQKVLELHGSIHRNYCTTCKRQYTLEDVLAQSGVPRCPIDQGVIRPDVVLYGESLDQAVLEQTVAVLSQADLLLIGGTSLTVYPAAGLVSYFRGQHTVLLNASPTGHDRHADLLITDPMGSVMEQVQQRL
- a CDS encoding HAD family hydrolase gives rise to the protein MVRLQIGTQQVDCDALLFDKDGTLLDFMQLWGSWAERMLTQIENHLQASGHTFTGDREHVFGTRYNQEGHLIDYDRCGPLAMASVEESTAILAWQLYATGTPWDQAIAQIRRFSDIAIEHIEKEHPVQPLPGLLPFLEQCRAVQLPLAVITADWTSEAVKHLRWSGLESYFEHIIGSDQVQQSKPAPDLVYTACERLGISPTQTVMIGDSNADMQMGQNAGVPCCIGISSSEQSAHTELPDAHIIITHYDQLSIIK
- a CDS encoding alpha/beta fold hydrolase, yielding MFRKNRNQFGSYGSTRKRSRAGKIGKILLVILIVLILAAGAAAWYVFTPYTPTSQAEQALVSGTDKIAVQDTEEWISFSNAKPKGNSIIFYPGARVKPEAYSVFAHDLAKSGHTVYIMKLPFNFAFFKTDAAQAVIDRHPDEKFVIGGHSLGGVFAARYAAAHLDHIAGVFFLASYPEQKGNLQKTDIPVLSITASNDGLLKKDTYEAARAFLPQQTVYYSIEGGNHAQFGSYGEQKDDLPAQIDADEQRKQTVNTILGWMKEIPTTSKSATKK
- a CDS encoding bifunctional 2-keto-4-hydroxyglutarate aldolase/2-keto-3-deoxy-6-phosphogluconate aldolase — translated: MKKLQLIQKIVDNGVVAVLRGDSADQVFTMAEQAIAGGIKIIEITMTVPGALKAIEKLSRMYSWKADASENFAIIGAGTVLEPQTARAAIMAGAEFVVGPSLNPETVKICNLYRVPVLPGVTTLEGIQHALELGVDIVKLFPGNLYDPSIIKTLKGPMPQANIMPTGGVSLANLGEWVKAGAVAVGIGSDLTTEALKTGDYSLVRQKAEQYMEAFYQAKQQ